The genomic segment tagtatcacccGATTAAccataaaaattgatatttgacttgactcacaaaatcaagggctcaattatcatattatatagtatataaaattaggtaaaaataaataatcatgcaagcactatcgacgcatgaacaattaaaaaatatgaactcaaacaacaactttgaaattataaaatttattatgataacgttaattttgtaattacaatctaatatataaatttaatcactcttattaaaatcataccaaacattaaatataatatcctacatcttatttatccttatattatttatcacatgtttatcatatcatgtgtaccaaactatgccttagTATATGACATGAtatatgacattcatgttgagctcTATCATTCTTGTGACATGTTCTTCTTATTATATTTTACTCCTGGCACACGTGGTTATCTCGGAATCATTTGACGGCTTTCGAGTTGATCTATCCTTGATACCAAAATTATGATTGGCTctttttttatgcattttatgtgtGATATGCACTTCAATTTTTGATATAATATGTTTTTGGTTGTTATACCTTCTTGTTGTATTGTTAATCAGCTGTATAAAGTCTGAGTCATGGGTGTTTATTACACACAGCATgacatacctcgcatacttggcaagacggtttagctgcatgacgatgtagctccccgTGTGTTGTTGCTTGAGCATTATTCTTGTTATTATTGTAACGTTTATTGGCTCTTATATTCTTGTTCttattgagtcatgcattgcatatttcattttatatatgtttatgcatgatttatgattatatttattgttgtttaaatatttcataccagaatcctaaccaCTATATTTATACTAGGGAGGCTGATGTGGTTGCTGATGGGCACCATGGTAGGTCACCCTAGTAGTTTTGTAGCACCAAGCGGAGATTCAACCCTTGGAGATTGTGAGTGAGATAAGATTTCTTGGTTGTCAGAGTTGAAGTCTCCCAGTTAGTCCACTTATATTATTTTGTAGTATGATCAATTTTATATCAGATTATATTGGTCAAGAAGATATCTCGTGTATTTGTATGGTGATTTGTAGTTGTTATAATGCATTtggatttattttatttgttttgagCCTTGTCTGGTATATTCGAACTAATGCTTATGAATTGTTAAATTGTGCCTAGTCGACACATGTgtgttattatttttgaatatcGCAGCGTCGTCCTTGAgttatttttcttttacatGTATTTAAAGTTTTTGATATATCCTATTTACGGGGAGGCAATGTCGAAATTTTTTCAGACCTCCCTGAAGTCCATTTTTAAgtatttttaacattttccgatgcagatttaaattaaatcaatattatttgatgattaattataattataataatttagcCTCATATTTTATCATAAGAGAAATATTTTTACCTTTAGGTATAGTTTGATACATTTGATAAGAgagagattgataaataatcctcctTATCCTACATTTGGTACCTTTTTTGAAAGCCTATGATATGGCccgtgataaataattttatacaagaataaaatatctattttatgagatgtgataattttagtttaatgataaaaaacatcataaatgacttaattgccctcaatatATAAAACTCCTAAATCCTATACATGATCAAGTTTTAAATTAATATCACtagatgataattatataaataatttttataaatctatcttagtaggtagaaattaaaatcaataaatatttttatttatttagatatattatataatatgataattatataaataaactcgagataattatataaataatttttataaatcacaataaaattattatcactcgattaaccttaaaaatttatatttgacttgactcacaaaatcaagggctcaattatcatattatataatatataaaattaggtaaaaataaataaataatgcaagCACTGTTGGCGTATGAACAGataaaatatgaactcaagcaacaactttgaaattataaaatttattatgttaatGTTAATTTTGgtattacaatctaatatatatatttaatcactcttattaaaagcataccaaacattaaatattatttgtaagatgtttgacataaaaattctatattattattattgttattgttattgttattattattattatttctattattatgtatttctttttcaaaaacttacaaCAAGGAAGAGTTATCATATAGTTAACAGTCAACTAATTGCaataaatgaaattttattattggTTATacgtataaataaagtttaattaAAAGCGTGAGTGATTATTTTGTTAATTAATgagtatttaatatattatattatatattctaattttattattttgtacATCTTTTCATTTGCaattcattatttattgttaattaatgattatttaataaagaatattatatattcaaatttattattttgtacATTTTTCAATTGCaattcattatttattgttaattaatgattatttaataaagaatattatatattcaaatttattattttgtacATTTTCATTTGCaattcattatttattgttaatTAATGATTCTTTAATAACGAATATATTTTTGTACATTTTTTCATTTGCAATTCATTATTTAtctgtatgtatatatattgaatCACATATATAAATATGGAACAAAAATAGAGGTGTGAAAAAGACTATGGAGCTAACGGACAAGCGGCGTTCAGCACCGCCGAATCCCGTCTTTCTCTCTCTACTCTGATTTCTTAATATCCGGCGACAGTTCGAAGCACCGGCATCCGATCTCCGGCAGTGGAAAACAGAGAATAATTTGGTATAACCTCGCTGATCTCTCATATAATGGCGTCTTGATCACGTGTGTTTTCGCTATTTCTTTTTCTATGCTTTTTGTAGTGCTGCCTTTTAATTTGTCGGTCCAAGGAATATAGATTTGAAGCTGTAGTAGATATTGGAGTACATGGATTTTAGCTGAATTTTGGTTAATTAATTTTAGTTGCTGACAAAATTTTGGTTTGTTGGGGGGGGTTCTATGAAGTCTGTATAGATATCATTTGAGTGAAAAAGGTTTATAATTTCTTCTATTCTCTTTTTACTCATTTACTGACTAAATGAATGTATGTTTCCGAATATTCCTGTTATTTAACTATAACTTGTGGTAGTGGGGTGAGAGTGGCCTCCACAGTCGTGTGAATGCCGTTCAGGTATTGCGAAATAGTTTGCAGAGTCTATAGCCTGTATAATATCAAGCTTGAAGTCTAAGTGAGTATAAATTCCCTGTCCATTCTTGACTGTAGCAATCAGAcagtttttgtttattttttttttgggaacaAAAGTGTTTTTTTCGTGCTTAAGTTCACGGGTTACAAGTAGCGATTATACATATTAAGAATAAGCGTTTTGATCTTTCTACTGTAATgggaaaaaataatttgatgTCATATGTGATAGTGGAGCTGATTCAGTGATTTTTTACCCAAACACCTTCTCGGCCTTTGATTTTTACTAGTAAAATGACTCCAGAAACATTGTCATTCAAAAAAAGGGTGTACTAGTACCAAATTGTGTTAAAAGAGCTCGGAATTATATATTCTCCAAAGATCTAATGCCATGAAATTTGTTTGTGTATGTTttttcttttcctcaatccATGTACTCTAAATAATTTTGAATACAGACGAAGTTTACTATGGAGATTTTCTGTGCAGAAATAAATAGTGTGTGATACAGAGGCTTCTTCAAGGTTTTCTGTGATAGGAGAGTCTGTTGGATAGTATAAAATGGTTACTCGGTTTGCTTGTCAGTGATTTAAATGTACTGTTTCATTACATTCTCTTGAAGTTCTTTGCGTATTGGTAAaggattgaaaattttaatttacatATTTTGTATGTataatcatttgatatcattaCATGTCCAAAATATCTGCCACTTATTTATCATCATTTTATTTGAGAGATGTTGATGGTTACTCAATGAGTCTGAAATTATTATTGGGCAGGTGAATTGCGGTGCATCTAATTCTCTCTCTCTTGGACTTACCAATCGAATATACTAGAGGGATACCATGGCTGAAGCAGATAAGCGGCTTGAACTTAAGTTCAGAATTTTTGACGGGACGGATATTGGTCATGGAACCTACTCACATTCCATTACTGCTGCTACTCTTAAACAGAGACTTCTGTCTCAGTGGCCTCGAGGTTGTCCTTCAGCCTCCATACGCACGCACGCATGCATATACTCTTTAACTTTATAAACAGGATCATTATTAGAATGTGGTAGTGACTAATCATTGCTTACAATCATAAATTGTGTTACTGTTTCTCGATTCCAACAATTTACGTGAGTTGTTGATTACTGTTTTATTCAAGGgcattatttgtttttatttattcttataAAGCTAAATGTTTAATTGTTATGGTTTTGCAGCATTAATTATGTTGAATGATCATGATTTAATTCTTCGTTTTGGTATGCATTAAGTAAGATTGTGCCTGAGTTGAGTTTTGGACAAAATGTTTTATCTGCTAGAGATTAAATATTCCTCTGAAAATAGATGGATAGTGAATGGTTAAAAGTAAAACAGTGTCAATATCTCCATTTGTTTATCGATCGAATTTCTAGCTGGCGTATTCTGGTTTTTCTGCTGACTGCACTGttgaatttaatatatattattcgttgaatattttaaaactttcatGATTTTTGATCAATTATTAACCTTCTGCGTTTACAGATAAATCTATCGTACCAAAGTCAGTGAATGACATGAAATtaatacatgctggaaaatttTTGGAGAATGGAAAGACACTGGCTGAGTCTAGAGTAGCACAAGTTGGTGAGCTTTCTGGAGGAGTTATTACTATGCATGTGGTTGTACAGCTTCCTGTTGCTAAGCGAAAAATAGGTTTGTCAGGCCATTCTTGCAACActaaatacattttaatgattTGTCATGCAGTACGAATTTCGTTTCAGATTGTTGATTCTGCTCCTTCTGAATTATCTGATATCCAATGTTGCAGGATGCTGATCATGCGAAGGCTAGATTTGTGTTTTGAATTTTCTCAAATTTAAGCTATATGATTACAACCATAGGTAGTATATTAAAGTTACTGCCTTTTAAGTTACCCATGTAATATATTATCAAAGACAAATTAAGAAGCAAATCTACCTTTTCGTATGATTCATGATAGTTTGCTCTTCAATCTATCTTTAGTCTCACTTAAAACTTGAAGTGACGAATCATGTCATATTTTTTCAGCCATAAACGGCATCTCCATGTCCTATTCAACCTCCAAAACTCATCAATCCAGTCACTAACGAGAGGCATTATGTATAACAACGTGATAATTAAATATTCAGTTGCAATCTTAATTTCAGCACTGTGAACTTCGCTGTTTACTTCCATTTGTTTGATATATGATGTTTTGGCCTGGTTCTTGTCTTTAAATCTTGTGTCATTACTGTAGATAAAGGTCTGAACATTTAGTTATAACATCGTTTTGTGTGAGGTTTTTTGTTCTTTGGATGACAAAGAAATGTGCAGACATGGGTCGTGTTCGAGCCACTCTCTTCTAAATTTCCTTGTTACGGGTGTGATGCAGATAAAAAGCAGGCGAAGAAACAGAAACAAGGCTCGTGTTCTTGCACGATTCTCTGAGCCAATGAGGGTTGATACTTCTTATGCTGCTGAGACCAACTTCTCACACTTTTTACTTCATTGATACTCGTCTCGTCCACTGTATCATATGAGTGAATTAGTCTCTAGATCATGTACAGTTGTCTTCTTACTTTTAATGGTTTTGGTTGATCGACGCTGTATGGGTTTCTTCTTCAGGTCTTCTTTGAACCTTGTCACCCTTGTAATACGCTGTatcataaatattaatatttaaatatataaagcCTGTATATTTGGTACTTGTAATGGATgactaaatttaattttttcatttttctaaGATATTTAATAAGTAAAATGAAAAAGTAAATTGTTAAGTACTAGAAATTTCCAACGTTCTCCTTTCCATTATCCTAACAACTctctcattattattatttttactatcTCATTAtcttaaaaagcaaaatttagaATTAACTTCAATTTTACTATAATAacttttaattataaataatatttatattttatacgtATGTAACATATGTCCTCCGTATACTAATTATCAGAAGATATTtggtaaaatttatattttctcaAACAACTTATAAGCTCTCATAATTTGTTTAGTAAAAAAATTACAAGAAACTTATAATTAGTCAAAATTAGATGTTTGACagcttaaaaattattttagaaaAAGTTGAGATACAATACATTTTTCCaaaaaatcttattttaatatttcacTTCTCTAAGAcatcattttatatattttctaaTCTACATTTATTATATATCCACTTTATCACTTTGCTTTTTATCGAATTTTAAATAAAGTTTTGTTCTATCTTTTTATTACGATATAAAATACAAAATTGTGAAAGTCTTATTAAGTAAATTAGTAACTACAAttttttaagcaatattttacttgcacacattaaaaataatattaaatatttttctcaaataacataaattttctaaatataaatataaaatagatttattttaatactaaaattataaaactattttcatatatatatatatatatatatatataattacttACATTAATTCATAGTGTATATCTTTTTTGGTAATTTTGACAATAGAAATATCTTATTATACCAAACACGTTGacattttaaagtttttttttaaacaaataaatagATCCAAacactttaaaattttatttttaagatagATCTCAACTTATAACCTACTAaacaatttataatatttaaaaggTTATAAATAGTTTTTATACATGTAAGTTGTCCAAGCACACACGAAGATTTAACTAATTTAATAGTGAAAGTTAAACATAGtgatataatatcatcaataatttttattatccAATATTAGTTTGAAGTCCAGCTGAGTTATGTTTACTATATAAATGATTTGTTACACTTTTTTATGATATGATCTCTTCAAAGACTACTGTTTGTCAAGAAAATTGCGGGTCGTGCCAGACACGTGTTCGTGTCAAATGTTAAATGATCCGACTTCGTTTATCAAACGTTGTGAGTCTCGATTCGACTGTTAGTTATAGTTCCCTCCATATGGCTTCAAATCTAAACGTATAAActgagaaaaataaaaaaattatagagaaaatctgtaacgtaccgtactttttactacttaaaatttgcggaaaatttaaaaattttcttaaatgtaaacatccatacggtcgtcaactcattgttcataaaaaaaaatatcgttGAAATCATCCATCCCCAATAAAACCTGGCTAAAAGAAAAGCTTGCTCAAAACATCTcgcatcaaaacataaaatcagagtatcaatattttcatgcttaaaatcttaaaataacgtgggcggtcctcgggtctagccttctgcttagtccaagcctgctccttggtccccacccctcgtctcatcATGATCACCCTCACtagcatcgatcaagtctagtgagtctaaagactcaacacgtataaactggaatagcaagtaatacataataaaatcgcatgcaactttaaaatacaacatacatacttgaaatttgagcttgcatacatacatagacgtgccataacgtgaaagctttcataaacatgctagcatacttgatcatacttaaacatacacgacttcattttgcgtagaggcatgtttcaaagcaagtgacccatacataataaacgcctgatcagacaaaccacagtactgggctgacagggacatatcactgccacatacatgagatccccgttcatgatttaacgggctggttggtccccattcataatttaacgctttccaaccacgatctaacccgttcataatttaacggggtggagaggtcctcggccacgttcaccgacttccaaacccattcataatttggtcacaagacatttagcatacctcaaaaacttaaaatattttctttttgcacgtcaacatacttacttggtgttgagggatccgttggacttcgatcggggttgttgctgcaacatactaacgtgaCTTCATAAACTCAACGGGTGTAACTTAGACGTAACAATCAAGCTTACTCAGGAGTTCATACATTTCCTTAGGGCGTTCTGaaattcccgtgactcgacattgttaaacattgcactaaaccaagacgtcaacctcaaagcataccataatatttcccaaaaactcaagtacacggaccccgtgcccaggtacggctccgggtccgtgtaggtgcggtggaatgactcgtgaagaaaaggggaggcacggaccccgtactGAGGTCCGGGTGGAGTTCCGTGTAGTTGCGCAAAAGTGAAGTTCgggaagaagtgaggacacggaccctagcacggggtccgtgtagaggTCCGGGTGGCTTCGCAAAAATGGTTACTCAAAGGGAACAAAGGCACGGATCCCGTGTCAGGGTCTGTGTATGGATCCGTGTGGTCTCGATTTTTCTGAACCTGCGAGGAAACTTACACAATATCTATTCTCCCAATCGAACAACTAATAGAACGAAATTAAACACCTTGAGACCATCCTAAGACACCATAGCACTGAACTAAACTCGTACGACACCCACAGCAACGACGTTCCCCCTACGATACATACAATCCGAAAACATGAAAGATTGACACCCCattgcttcctacgacttctaatgaattaaAGAGCCTAAAGACATGAaacgaaacctcaaaaatactccaaaCATCATTACCAATGCACCTATACGAAGCAACGATCATCTTTCGATCTCCAACGTatcctgcaacaaataacttcaagaacacaatttacgtaaaagtcgcaatttgagcagtcccacaaaaacgccATAACTCCCTCAATTTTTgaccaaaaatttcgaattttatatcaaatatcaaaaagttctacgtttttcttgttgaaagttttctcaaaatctcgaccAAAAATTCACAGTTTTAATAAGAACAGTAAAAATGtggtttagatctaaaaattttccttcaaaatcgatccaaacaattaaccgctcaaactatgaacatcatacatgaattttacgcataaaacaacgcaaaacataatatgacatgatcgacgcagcaaaagagagattatacatgccttatgatgttaaaatttaccgaaccggcgataccgaagcggagatggcgcgGAAATTGATCCGGAACGATTGTGGCTCGATTTCCTTTGAAGAAATTCACGAAAATATGCTGGAATAATTCAgaggagggggcggctgcttctTTTACTAAGAACCCTAAGTTTTCTCTTCAAAAAAAGTGAAATGAAAGTGGGaggaaatatgtgtgtgtgtgaatcgTATATGTGGTGTGTGAAAATGTGTGAGCGTGTGTGTTTGAGTGGTAACGTGTGTGTGAGTTAATTAGGAGTGTTTAAATTGCTTAAATGATAATTAGTCACTACTTAAAATACTAACCTACATTTAAATTTAACAAAATccttaattaaagtaaatacacactaattttataaaattctctaattagcaaaataaaaatcggtcgctcctcatatgacaggtctggagcaagctgcaatggctcatagctcagaatatgcgaaggattcgcaaggtacttcctcagcatagaaacgtggaacacaatgtgtaccccggccagattcggcggaagggctacACGGTAAGCtactgtcccaactctgtccagaATCTCGAActgtccaataaatctcggactcagcttgcctctcttctcaaatctcattacacccttcataggtgctatcttgacgaatacgtgatcaccaacggcaaactcgagatctctcctcctcttatcagcacagctcttctgacggctttgggaagtcttcattctgtcacgaatcttgaccaccacatctgcagtttgctgaactatctccggaccaagatctgctctctccccaacttcatcccaatggattggtgatctgcacttccgtccatacagcgcctcatagggagccataccaatagatgattggaaactgttgttgtaggtaaactccactagaggtatcttagactcccaagcccctgaaaatcaatcatacaggctctcagcaaatcctctaaaatctgaatcactcgctcagactggccatctgtctgcgggttgAAAGCTTTACTGAacagcaactttgtccccatggctgcatgtaagctcttccagaaggacgacgtaaacctcgggtccctgtcggacacaatcgaAACTGGGAACCCATGTAAACgtactatctccctgatataaagctccgcgtactgcgtcatggagaaagtcgtcttcactggcaaaaagtgcgctgacttcgtgagtcgatccacaataacccaaatggcattaaagcCTCTGACTGATCTAGCCAATCCAACGACAAGGTCCATcatgatgttctcccatttccactctgggattgggagtggcttaagcatccctgctggcctctgatgttcagctttcacttgctgacaagtaagACATTCTGATacgaatctgcggatgtctctcttcatccctggccaccaatacagaatctgctagtctttgtacattttggtacctcCTAGGGTGAATAGAAtatggagatgcatgtgcctccgtcagaatatcctgtctgatcgaatcaacattaggcacccacattctacctctgtatctcacaataccatctgacactgtgtacagtagactgcccttggcttcatccttcagtctccatttctgcaactgctcatctgaagactggcctgtccggatacggtctagcagagaagacgggactgtcagattagacagccttgaTGCTCTGCCCCTATGGTGAACTTCCAAACCAAAcatctgaatctcagactgaagaggtctctgcactgataactgagctatgactgcaacctTTCTGCTCAAGgaatctgccacaacattagcttttcccggatggtagctaatctcgcaatcatagtctttcaccagttccaaccaccttctttgcctcatgttcagcttcttctgcgtgaagaaatttTTTAGACttt from the Primulina tabacum isolate GXHZ01 chromosome 8, ASM2559414v2, whole genome shotgun sequence genome contains:
- the LOC142553910 gene encoding membrane-anchored ubiquitin-fold protein 3-like, which produces MAEADKRLELKFRIFDGTDIGHGTYSHSITAATLKQRLLSQWPRDKSIVPKSVNDMKLIHAGKFLENGKTLAESRVAQVGELSGGVITMHVVVQLPVAKRKIDKKQAKKQKQGSCSCTIL